A region of Lycium barbarum isolate Lr01 chromosome 3, ASM1917538v2, whole genome shotgun sequence DNA encodes the following proteins:
- the LOC132630971 gene encoding transcription repressor OFP1-like encodes MGNYRFKLSDMLPNAWFYKLKDMGKSRTRSQIKRNQTSSSLLSTSSSSIFSSSSNLQQQTKTQQQQQPQRKSYYISRNLSPNTHHTNENKTLSKNTTSNNINFSEPPRKSSKKRRNITRKKTSSPKCCRDSLESIWTKNDSTPEEYPNSSFSSSTTSSTEPETFNAMVLSASCRFNNIVIDMNKNDHEFESPSNVDLPPIITKPKKLEDSTNGTKKQEEKIEHKVLTVKKEKSVSPKRRVSVKLRTKSPRIVSRKSVSSSSTKLMRSVGESFAVVKSSKDPQKDFMESMVEMIVENNIRTSKDLEELLASYLSLNSDQYHDLIIKVFKQIWFDIQLK; translated from the coding sequence ATGGGTAATTATAGGTTTAAACTATCAGATATGTTACCAAATGCTTGGTTTTACAAGCTCAAGGATATGGGAAAAAGCAGAACAAGAAGCCAAATCAAGAGAAATCAAACATCCTCATCCTTATTAtctacttcatcttcttcaatATTTTCCTCATCATCAAATCTTCAACAACAAaccaaaacacaacaacaacaacaaccccaaaGAAAATCCTATTACATTTCAAGAAACCTTAGTCCTAATACTCATCATACCAATGAAAATAAAACGTTGTCCAAGAATACAACTTCCAACAACATTAATTTCTCAGAGCCACCAAGAAAATCttccaagaaaagaaggaacatcACTAGGAAAAAAACTTCTTCTCCTAAATGTTGTCGTGATTCTCTTGAATCTATTTGGACAAAAAATGATTCTACTCCTGAAGAATACCCAAATTCCTCTTTTTCATCTTCTACTACTTCTTCCACTGAACCAGAAACATTTAATGCAATGGTTCTATCAGCATCTTGTCGTTTCAATAATATTGTCATTGACATGAACAAGAATGATCATGAGTTTGAATCTCCTTCGAATGTCGATCTTCCTCCAATTATAACCAAGCCCAAAAAACTTGAAGATTCAACAAATGGTACCAAGAAACAAGAAGAAAAAATAGAACACAAGGTTTTAACagtgaaaaaagaaaagagtgtAAGTCCAAAGAGAAGAGTTTCAGTGAAGCTTAGAACAAAATCTCCAAGAATAGTAAGTAGAAAAAGTGTCTCTTCTTCAAGTACAAAGTTAATGAGAAGTGTTGGTGAAAGTTTTGCAGTGGTGAAATCATCTAAAGATCCACAGAAAGATTTCATGGAATCAATGGTGGAGATGATAGTGGAGAATAACATAAGGACATCAAAAGATTTAGAAGAACTTCTTGCTTCTTACCTTTCATTGAATTCAGACCAGTATCATGATCTTATCATCAAGGTTTTCAAGCAAATCTGGTTCGATATTCAGCTAAAATAA